In the genome of Atribacterota bacterium, the window TTTATCATATTTTCAGGATTTTCAGCTTCAAATATTTCAGAACCGACTACTAAGATATTTGCTCCAATTTTATTTATGGTCTGAATATTCTTGACATTAATTCCTCCATCAACCTGGATATTAATATTTTTCTTATTTTGATCCACTATTTCTCTAGCTTGAGCAATCTTTTGTAACATAGTCGGTATAAATTGTTGTCCACCAAAACCTGGATTAACGGTCATAATCAATATCACATCCAGCTTGTCTAGTACATACTTAATCATATCTAAAGGAGTTGAAGGATTTAGTGCCACTCCCACTGTCAAACCAGAATCAATTATCATTTGTAATGTTTTATCTAAATGCAAGCAAGTTTCAACATGAACAATTAAACTATCTTGAACATGTAACACTTCGGAAAATACTTTTATATATCTTTCCGGCTTTTCTATCATTAAATGAACACTAAGAGGAAGGCTTGTATTTTTTCTAATTGTATCGACTATTTTAGGTCCAAAAGTAATGTTTGGAACAAAATTACCATCCATAATATCGAGATGAATTAAATCAACTTTACATCTTTCTAAAATATGTAGAACTTCACTCAGACAGGAAAAATCAGCATTTAGTATTGATGGGGCTAATCTATTTTTTAACACCATATTAACCTCTTCTATTTAAACAAATATTTTTATATTAAATATTCTCTATCCAGGCTTCTATATTGGATAGCTTCGGCAATATGCACGGTTTGTATTTTTTCCGTTAAAGTAAGATCAGCAATTGTTCTAGCTAACTTTAATATTTTATCATATGCCCGAGCACTCAATTTTAATTTTTCCATTGCATGGCTTAATAAATCCCATGCTTCAATGGATAACGAGCAATATTTTTCGATATCTTTCCGATTCATCTGTGAATTATTATAAATATTTCTACCTTCAAAACGGTTTAATTGTATTTTCCTGGCTTTTTCAATTCTTTTTCTAATTTCACTAGAACAATCGTTGAGATTTTTTCTATTTACTAATTCTTTATAATCTAATCTTGGAACTTCAATCTGAATATCTATTCTATCTAATAGTGGACCTGAAATCCTTGCTCTATACTTTTGAATTTGATATGAGGTACAGGTACATTGTTTAATAGGGTCACCGAAATAACCACAGGGACAGGGATTAGCAGCGGCTACCAGCATAAAGTGAGATAAATAAGTTACTGAACGTAAAGCTCTGGAAATAGTAACCCTTCCACTTTCTATCGGTTGACGTAATGACTCTAAAGCTGTACGGCTAAACTCAGGAAGTTCATCTAAAAATAATACTCCATTATGGGCTAAACTTATTTCTCCCGGTTTTGGCATTGTTCCCCCTCCAATAAGTCCGATATCGCTTATGGTATGATGTGGTGATCGAAAAGGTCTTCTAGTCATGACAGGGTATTTTCTATTAGCTAAATTAGAAATACTGTATAAACGAGTTATTTCAATTGCCTCTTCCAAAGTTAAGCTGGGTAAAATTGTCGGGATACGTTTTGCCAACATAGTTTTACCCGAACCAGGTGGACCAATCATTATCACATTATGTCTACCTGCAGCCGCTACCTCCAGGGCTCTTTTAGCCTGCTGCTGACCTTTGACGTCTGAAAAGTCTACTGAATAGTCATCACTGTGAGTCATTAGTTCTTCTTTATTAACATAAAAATGTTTTATATTAATTTCTTTATTTAAAAATTTAACTACTTGACGTAAATTGGAAACAGGATAAATATTTATTCCATCAACTATTCCTGCCTCTCGGGCATTTTCCTGAGGAACAATAATATTGTTAATACCATTTTTCTTAGCCATTAAAGCAATTGATAACACTCCATTTACTGGCTTTATGCCACCATTAAGAGAGAGTTCACCAATGATAATAAGATTTTTATAAAAAATACTTTGTATTTGTTCATTGGCAGTTAATATTCCAATAGCAATAGGTAAATCCAAGGCTGGTCCTTCTTTTTTGATATCAGCTGGAGCTAAATTAACGGTTATCCTTTGCATGGGAAATTGATATTCAGCATTTCTTAAAGCAGATCTAACTCTTTCTCTCGATTCTTGTACTGCAGTATCAGGTAAACCTACAATATTAAAAGAAGGTAATCCATTGGCTACATCTACTTCTACTTCAACAATAAATGCTTCTACACCTAAAAGTGCGGCACTACAAAGTTTTGAAATCAAGGTATCACCCAAACCTATTATTATATTTAAATTTTATTGATGAAACGCATTAGTAATATGATTTATCTTTATTAAAAAATTATTATTAAAATTAAGAGCTATAACATCAAAGCGAAAAAGCTTATCTTTAATCTTGCGTTGTTTGATATATAGTTCTGCTACTTTTATAATTTTATTTTTCTTATATTGAGTAATTGACTCTTCTGGGGAACCACATATATTTGATCTTCTAGATTTTACTTCAATAAAACAAATACAATTATTCTTTTCGGCAATTATATCTATTTCACCAAAAGATACTTTATAATTTTGCTCTAAAATACGATATCCCTTTTTGTTAAGGTAATATCTGGCAAATTTTTCTCCAGTATTTCCTGTATTATTCATTATTACTCATATAGATTTATTGACTTATATGTTTCTGGGGTATTTATTTTATTGATTATTACACCTTTAAATGTTTTTCGGTGAATAGGACAACATCCATATGCTTTTATCGCTGCGAGATGTTTCTTTGTCCCATATCCCATATTTTGATTAAAGAGATACAGTGGGTATTTTTCATGATATTTCTTCATAAGATTATCTCGATATACTTTAGCTATAACTGATGCCGCAGCTATGGAAATACTTTTATCTTCTCCCTTAATAATACTATCTTGTGATATTTTAATAAATGGAATTTTTAAGGCGTCAACTAACAGATAATCGGGGTATTGATTAAGAGATATGATTGCTCTTTTCATTGCCAGTATAGTTGCCTTTAGAATATTTATTCTATCGATGGTACTGGAATCAACTAAACCTATACCTATATCATAAGATTTTTCCCTAATTAATTTAGATAAATATTCCCTTTTAACTTTGCTTATTTTTTTAGAATCTTTTAAATCTGCAATAAAAAAAGAGTCAATATCCTTTATTACTATTGCCGCAGCAACAACGGGACCGGCTAAAGCACCTCTTCCTACTTCGTCAATACCAGCGATACATTGGAAACCGGAAGAAAACAACTTTAGTTCAATAACTTTTAGTCTTTCTATCCTTACTCTTTCCTGGTATAAAAAATTAATTTTTCTTTTTAAACGAAAAATATCTTCTTTCAATTTAGTTAATCTGATAATGAAAAATTAGGTCATCAATCCCTTTTGTCCAATCCTGTCTCTTAAGAAGTATAATTTAGCTTTTCTTGCTAAACCACTTTTAACGAGTTTAATCTCTTCTATATTTGGAGAATGTATCGGAAAGATCTTCTCAACACCAATACCTTTAGTAACCTTTCTTACGGTAATTGTTTCTCTACTTCCACTATGTTTTCTTGCAATTAAAATTCCTCGGAAAATCTGAGTCCTTTTTCTCTCACCTTCAATAATCTTCTGGTGTACTTCAATCAAATCCCCAGGTTTTGCTTCTAATATTTCTTTTTTTGATTGCTCATCTTCAATATTTTTAATATAATTCATTAGTATCTCCCTTTCTTTTCTAACTGAGTGTTTTTAGATCATTAATCATTTTAAGCTCTTCTTTGGAAAACTTTCTATTAGCTAATAAATCGGGTCTACGAATAATTGTTCTTAATAAAGATTGTTTTATTCTCCAACTTTTAATTCTTTTATGATCACCAGATAATAATACTTCAGGAACTTCATATCCCTTATATTTCTCGGGTCTGGTAAAATGAGGATAATCCAGCAAACCATTATAAAAAGAATCATTCTTTAATGATTCTTCCTTTCCTAATACACCTGGCAACATTCTAGTTATCGCATCAACCAGAACCATTACCGGTATTTCTCCCCCTGTTAAAACATAATCCCCGATTGAAATTTCTTCTGCATTTAATATTCGATAAACTCTCTCATCAATACCTTCGTATCTTCCACAAATAAAAATAATTTTTTCCAAAGATGATAATCTATTCACTATTTTTTGATTAAGAATTTTACCTTGAGCAGAAGTAATTATTACCTTGCTATCAATCCAACTCTTATCTTTTTTAAAAATATATTCTACTGATTCAACTATAGGCTCGGGTTTTAATACCATTCCAGGGCCACCACCATAGGAGTAGTCATCAACGCTCTTATGATTATCTTTAGCAAAATCTCTAATATCTATAATGTTAATATTTACTAAATTTTTATCCTTAGCTCGTTTAATAATGCTTTCTGAAAATGGTGAATTAAACATCTCTGGAAAAATTGTCAAAATCATTATTTCCATTTTTGATCCTATTTGTTACTATTTTATTAATAATTAATGGGAAAATTACTATTTTTGCTTTCCATTATTTCAATGATAGTCCTATTTCTTTCTTTTATGGTTGCTGCATTCGTGATTGCCCTAATTGCCTTAATTACTCTTCCCTGTTTACCGATAATTTTACCTATATCAGATGGATCAGCAGTTATTTCTAATATAGTCATATTGTCTTGATCAATTCTATTAATTTTAAGCTTATCCGGAAAATCTACAAGCATTTTTAGTAAATACTCAATTAGTTCATTCAAAATATTTCTCCAAAGATTTATAGTTAATTCATTTGATATTTTTTAAACCATTATCTTAAACTTCTTTAGAATTATCTAAGATGCCTTCTTTTTTAAATAAAGATTCAACTGTTTTAGTCATTTTTACTCCCTGCTTAATCCATTTTAAGCTTTCTTCTTTATCGATATTAAAGGTGTATGGCTCTTTGGTAGGCTGATAATAACCTAACATTTTGATAAATCTTCCATCCCTTGGTTTACGGGAATCTATAACTATAACCTTATAACAAGGATTTTTTTTAGCACCTTCTCTTCTTAGTTTAATTTTTGCAGACATTTTTTCCTCCATAAATTTTTTTAAAATATTGTTTATTCATTCTTATTCTTATCTCATAAAAGAAATTAAAGATTTTTTACTACTAGTACATTTTAAGAATTTCTTCATTTTAAAAAATTGGTTTAATAGACGATTCACATCACTTACATTTGTTCCGCTACCTTTTGCAATTCTTCTCCTTCTACTTCCATCTATTATATCTGGTTCTAACTTTTCTTGTTTGGTCATTGAACAGATAATTGCTTCAACCCTGCTTAATCCTTTTTCTTCATCTCCCATATTTTGTTTAATATTCTTTAATGAGCTTGAAAATTGAATAGGCATCATATTAAAGATATTTTCCAGGGAACCCATTTTTTTTATTTTTTTTAATTGTTCATAAAAATCATTAAGATTAAATTGATCTCTAAATTCTTTTTTCCCTATATTTTGTATTTCATTGCGGGCATAATTTGCTTCAATTTTTTCAATTAGTGTTAAGGTATCACCCATTCCAAGTATTCGTGATGAAATACGATCAGGATAAAACAGCTCTAAATCATTTATTTTCTCACCAACTCCAATAAATTTAATAGGTAAGCCAGTAATGCTTCTGATGGAGAGGGCAACACCACCACGAGCATCACCATCTAATTTTGTTAGAATAAAGCCATCTACCCCAACTTCATTATTGAAATCATTTGCTACCCTTAAAGCATCCTGACCCATTAAAGCATCAAGAATTAATAATGTTTCATCAACGGATATCGAATTTTTTATGTCCTTTAATTCTTGTATCAAATCCTGATCTATATGTAATCTACCAGCAGTATCAATAATAATTACATCATGTTTATGTATTTTTGCCCATTGCTCTGCTTCATAAATGGTGCCCAAAGTGTTTTTATTACTATCGCTGGTAAATACTTCAACACCAGCATTTTTACCCATTATCGATAACTGTTCAATAGCCGCAGGTCTAATCCTATCTGTTGCCACTAATAGCGGCATATAACCATCATTTTTAACATTTAAACCCAATTTGGCGGCAGTAGTAGTTTTACCAGAGCCTTGTAAACCAATAAGTAAAATAGTTGTCGGTAATTTTTCACTAATTTTTATTTTACTCTGCTTTTCTCCCAATATTTCGGTTAATATTTCGTGAGTCATTTTAATAATTTGTTGTCCTGGAGTAAGTGTCTTAGATAGTTTTTCCTGAGTTGCCTGTTGTTCCAGTTTTGCAATAAAATCTTTTACTACCTTATAGTGTACATCGGCTTCGAGAAGAACAAGTTTAACTTCTCTCAAAGATTGTTTAATGTCCGATTCTGAAATTTTACCCTTTTCTTTTATTTTATTTAAAACTAACTGCAATTTTTCTGATAGTTTATCTAACATAATGTTTCACCTTAATAAAAGTATTACTAATTATCAAACTTGTTCAGATATTTTTATTATTTTTTAATATTATTTAGAAAATATAATTTTCTTTAGTTCATTTAATCCTTCTTTTTATTTAAAGATATAAGAAAAGAAGTGTTTAAAAATTTAAAAATAAATAAAATGACAAATTCTATATCAGTATATAGAAAATTATATTTAGTGTCAATCAAGCAGCATTTCTATAAACTTTTCTGGTATATATTCACTTAAATCTGTAATCTTTTCTCCAAAAGTGATAAATGAAACAGGAATAAATAAATCTTTTTGTATAGTTAATGCTATTCCTCCTTTAGCTGTACCATCTAACTTAGTTAAGACTATACTAGATATCTCCAAGGATTTTTTAAAATTACTTGCTTGAACAAGTCCATTTTGACCAGTAGTAGCATCAATCACTAGTATAGTATTCAATAAAGCCCATGGAGCATTTTTATTAATTACTCTTTTAATCTTTTCTAATTCTTTCATCAGATTATTGTAGGTATGCAATCTTCCAGCCGTATCAATTATTAATAATACTTTCTTTTTAGCCTTAGCAGATTGTATGCCATCAAAAACAACAGAAGCAGGGTCTGAACTAGCTGATGTTCTTAAGATTTCAACCCCTACTTGTTTGGATAATAAAGTCAATTGCTCAATAGCCCCTGCTCTAAAAGTATCAGCAGGAACCAATAAAGAATTCAATCCTTTATTTTTATAGTAATAAGCAAGTTTTCCAGCAAAAGAAGTTTTACCAGTTCCATTGACTCCCACAATCATTATGATGTTCAACATTTCTGGATTTATTGTGAATTCACAATTTTCTCTTGGAATTAAATCAATCAATATTTGTTTAAGATGTTTTTTAAAATAATTAAAATCATTCATTTTAAATTGATGTATGTTCATTGTTTGAAAACGGGCTAATATTTCTTCAGTAGTTCGGGGACCAATGTCTGATAATAACAATAATTCCTCAATCTTATCCAGAAATAGATTTTTATCTTTTACAGCGTCTGAAAATAAAATATCATATTTATTAATTAGATTATCTCTGGTTTTTTTTAAACCGGTTTTTAAGGAAGTTATTAAATTACCTATTTTTATTTCTCTCCCAAATCCATCATTTTTATCGACATTAACTTGGAAGTTCCAAATCCATCCATAGTAATTCCGTATAAAGCATCTGCTGCTTGCATGACTTCTCTTTGATGGGTAATAATTATAATTTGAGAATTCTTCAGATCATCATTTTTGATAAAAGAAGCTAAACGTATTGCATTAGTTTCATCTAAAGCTGAATCAATTTCATCAAAAAAGCAAAAAGGAGTCGGGTTTGCCTTCCATAAGGCAAATAATAGTGCTATAGCTGTTAGTGCTTTTTCGCCGGTGGAGAGCAAGGAAATGTTTTGTACTTTTTTACCTGGCGGTTGTACCAATACTTCAATTCCTGCTTCCAGAAGTTTTTTATTATTAGTCAATTCTAAGGATACTTCGCCACCACGAAATAGTTTTTTGAATATTTCTTTAAAATTAATTTGAATCTTCTGGAATGTTTTATAAAAATGGTCTTCAGCTATGCGGTCAATTTCATCGATTAAAGCTATTAATTTTTCTTTAGATTTAATTATTTCTTCTTTTTTACTATTTAATTCTTTAAATTTTACAAATTGTTCTTGATATTCCTGTAGAGCATTAAAATTAATCTGACCCATTAATTTAATCTGATCTTTATACTTTGAAATTGTATCTATAGCCTCTGATTGGCTATTAACATAATTTTTATAACGAAGAATTTCATTTAATGAAGCATTGTATTGATTTTTTATCGTTTGAAGTAAATTATTCATTTTTTCTTGATTCTGTACATGAACCATCTCACATTCATGTAAACCATTTTTCTTACTACTAAGGGTGTCTTGCTCTAACTCGATTTTTTCCCTAGTTTTTCTCAGAATACTTTCTTGTTCCCTTAAGTTATCCTTTATTATATTTATACTTTCATTCAACTCATTTTGTTTTTTTATAATAAAATCAAGTTTATCTTTTAATTCAACTTCCTGTTGAATTAATTTGATATGTTCTTTATTACAATGTTCTAACTTTTCTTCCTGTTCTTTTTTTTCCTGATGGTAACTTGTAATAAATTGCTCCATCTCCTTCTTTCTTTTTTGTAATAATTCTGCTCTTTCTTTTCCCCAGGATAGTTTCATCTTAAGGTTATTCCTATCTCTCTCGATTTCGTTAATTGCACTACTACAATTATCTTTATATTTAGAAAGGCAATCATTGTATAAACTAATATATTTAAGATAATTTTCAAGATTTATAATATTTCTATTTAAAATAATAATATCCTTTTCTCTATTATTTATTTTTACTAATTCATCATCTTTTTTCTTTATTAGCGTTTTTAAAACATTTTCTGAATCTTTTATATTATATTTTATTTCTTCCAATTTAACTCTTGTTTCATTAATTTTAGTTATGCTTGCTTTCAGCTGTTTGCTGATATTCTTTAACTCATTATAAAGCTCTTTATACTTTTCATTCTCAGTTTCCAAAAATAATTGCTTTTTTTGTATCCCATTATTAATGAATTTAATTTCTTTTCTTAATTCCAGGATTCTTTTTTTAGAAATGTTGCGGCTATCTTTTGTTATATCATTTAATGTAAAACCAATTGTAACAATTCCTTTCTCATTTATTATTATTCCATCTAAGGAAATTATAATCCATTGTCCCCTTATTTGTTTTGCAACATTCAAAGCAGTGGATATATCTTCCACTATTAATATATGTCCCAGAGCGGTATCAATTAACTTTTTATATTCAGGAAGAGGGGAAATTAATTCATTAGCAAATCCAATTATTCTATTGTTTTCGAATCCAGATCTTTTTTTAAAGATTTTTAAATCATTATTAGCAGGTAAGACAAGGTTATTAGCAATAATCTTTATTTTTACTGTATTTTTCTCTTTAAGTAGTCTTTTAAAAAAGGGAATTTTATCAGAATGCACCAGATGTAGGTATTTTATTCCTTCATCCAAAATAAAGTTAAAAACTTGCTCTAAATTAGCCGGTATTTCTTTAATTACATTTTTCAGTTCACAAATATTGATAATATCTTTTGAGCTTTCTAATTCCAGAAAATAATCATTTCTTTCTGCATTGCTGTTCTGGATTGTTGTAATTAATTCTTCTAAAAGATGTATCTCTTTATTTTTTAAATTTAAGTCATTATAATATTTTTGAATCATTTCATTTTCTTTTTCAATTAATACTCCCTTTTCGGTTAATTCCTTATCCTTCCTTCTCTCCTCTTCTTTAAATTGATTAATCTCAGCTTCTAAAACAGATAATTTCAAATTTATATTCCTTATCAATTCCTGATTATTAGTTATTTTTGTGATAACACGATCTCTTTCTCTATTTATCTCCGCAAGAGAAGTATTAATTGACTTTACCTCTGTGTCTTTTTTAATTTTTTCTTCTCGATAATCATTGTAGTAATTTTTGATATCTTTTGAGATAGTTTCAATGCTATGTAATTTTCCCTGGTAAATATTATAAATTTTATTATATTTTTCTAATAAAGATTCTTCTTTTCTAAGATGTTCTATAAAATATTCTTCATTCTGATATGTTTCCTTGATATCATTATCAATATCAGCGAGATTGTCGATAAACTTTGTATATTGATTTTGAGCACGCACTATATCTTCTTTAATATTTTGGATATAGCGTTGTACTTCTAATTTTTTTTGACTGGTAATTGATAATTGATTAATATAGTTATTTTTGTTTATTTCATTTGCTTGAAATTGTCTTGAATTTTCATTTAACTGTTTTTCTAATTGTTCTTTCTTTTTTTCAATTTGAGAGACTTGACTTTTATTATAAACGATTGATTTATTAATTTCTGAAATTTCAATTTTAAAGATTTCTAATTTCTTATTGTTTCTACTAATATTTCTTTGGAGAGATTTATATTGTTGGCTTAATATGTAATATTCCAATATCAGGATATCATCTTGATAAGATTTATAAGTTTCTAAATCATCAGATTTCTTTTTATAATGAGATAGAGTTTCTTCGACTTCGTATAAAATATCATTTATTCTTAAGAGATTGTTTTGTGTAGCATCAAGTTTCTTCAGAGCATTGTCCTTTTTATTACGGTAGATAGCAACATCGGATGCTTCTTCAAACAGTATTCTTCTTTCTGAAGGCTTGGAATTCAATACAAAGTCTACCTTTCCTTGAGCTATTATAGAATATGAATTTTTTCCTAAACCTGAGCCAAGAAAAAGTTCCTGAATATCTTTTAA includes:
- the rpe gene encoding ribulose-phosphate 3-epimerase, whose protein sequence is MVLKNRLAPSILNADFSCLSEVLHILERCKVDLIHLDIMDGNFVPNITFGPKIVDTIRKNTSLPLSVHLMIEKPERYIKVFSEVLHVQDSLIVHVETCLHLDKTLQMIIDSGLTVGVALNPSTPLDMIKYVLDKLDVILIMTVNPGFGGQQFIPTMLQKIAQAREIVDQNKKNINIQVDGGINVKNIQTINKIGANILVVGSEIFEAENPENMIKKLQRKLKSL
- a CDS encoding YifB family Mg chelatase-like AAA ATPase, which encodes MISKLCSAALLGVEAFIVEVEVDVANGLPSFNIVGLPDTAVQESRERVRSALRNAEYQFPMQRITVNLAPADIKKEGPALDLPIAIGILTANEQIQSIFYKNLIIIGELSLNGGIKPVNGVLSIALMAKKNGINNIIVPQENAREAGIVDGINIYPVSNLRQVVKFLNKEINIKHFYVNKEELMTHSDDYSVDFSDVKGQQQAKRALEVAAAGRHNVIMIGPPGSGKTMLAKRIPTILPSLTLEEAIEITRLYSISNLANRKYPVMTRRPFRSPHHTISDIGLIGGGTMPKPGEISLAHNGVLFLDELPEFSRTALESLRQPIESGRVTISRALRSVTYLSHFMLVAAANPCPCGYFGDPIKQCTCTSYQIQKYRARISGPLLDRIDIQIEVPRLDYKELVNRKNLNDCSSEIRKRIEKARKIQLNRFEGRNIYNNSQMNRKDIEKYCSLSIEAWDLLSHAMEKLKLSARAYDKILKLARTIADLTLTEKIQTVHIAEAIQYRSLDREYLI
- a CDS encoding YraN family protein, with protein sequence MNNTGNTGEKFARYYLNKKGYRILEQNYKVSFGEIDIIAEKNNCICFIEVKSRRSNICGSPEESITQYKKNKIIKVAELYIKQRKIKDKLFRFDVIALNFNNNFLIKINHITNAFHQ
- a CDS encoding ribonuclease HII, producing the protein MKEDIFRLKRKINFLYQERVRIERLKVIELKLFSSGFQCIAGIDEVGRGALAGPVVAAAIVIKDIDSFFIADLKDSKKISKVKREYLSKLIREKSYDIGIGLVDSSTIDRINILKATILAMKRAIISLNQYPDYLLVDALKIPFIKISQDSIIKGEDKSISIAAASVIAKVYRDNLMKKYHEKYPLYLFNQNMGYGTKKHLAAIKAYGCCPIHRKTFKGVIINKINTPETYKSINLYE
- the rplS gene encoding 50S ribosomal protein L19 translates to MNYIKNIEDEQSKKEILEAKPGDLIEVHQKIIEGERKRTQIFRGILIARKHSGSRETITVRKVTKGIGVEKIFPIHSPNIEEIKLVKSGLARKAKLYFLRDRIGQKGLMT
- the trmD gene encoding tRNA (guanosine(37)-N1)-methyltransferase TrmD — its product is MEIMILTIFPEMFNSPFSESIIKRAKDKNLVNINIIDIRDFAKDNHKSVDDYSYGGGPGMVLKPEPIVESVEYIFKKDKSWIDSKVIITSAQGKILNQKIVNRLSSLEKIIFICGRYEGIDERVYRILNAEEISIGDYVLTGGEIPVMVLVDAITRMLPGVLGKEESLKNDSFYNGLLDYPHFTRPEKYKGYEVPEVLLSGDHKRIKSWRIKQSLLRTIIRRPDLLANRKFSKEELKMINDLKTLS
- a CDS encoding KH domain-containing protein → MNELIEYLLKMLVDFPDKLKINRIDQDNMTILEITADPSDIGKIIGKQGRVIKAIRAITNAATIKERNRTIIEIMESKNSNFPINY
- the rpsP gene encoding 30S ribosomal protein S16, with product MSAKIKLRREGAKKNPCYKVIVIDSRKPRDGRFIKMLGYYQPTKEPYTFNIDKEESLKWIKQGVKMTKTVESLFKKEGILDNSKEV
- the ffh gene encoding signal recognition particle protein; the protein is MLDKLSEKLQLVLNKIKEKGKISESDIKQSLREVKLVLLEADVHYKVVKDFIAKLEQQATQEKLSKTLTPGQQIIKMTHEILTEILGEKQSKIKISEKLPTTILLIGLQGSGKTTTAAKLGLNVKNDGYMPLLVATDRIRPAAIEQLSIMGKNAGVEVFTSDSNKNTLGTIYEAEQWAKIHKHDVIIIDTAGRLHIDQDLIQELKDIKNSISVDETLLILDALMGQDALRVANDFNNEVGVDGFILTKLDGDARGGVALSIRSITGLPIKFIGVGEKINDLELFYPDRISSRILGMGDTLTLIEKIEANYARNEIQNIGKKEFRDQFNLNDFYEQLKKIKKMGSLENIFNMMPIQFSSSLKNIKQNMGDEEKGLSRVEAIICSMTKQEKLEPDIIDGSRRRRIAKGSGTNVSDVNRLLNQFFKMKKFLKCTSSKKSLISFMR
- the ftsY gene encoding signal recognition particle-docking protein FtsY, coding for MLFSDAVKDKNLFLDKIEELLLLSDIGPRTTEEILARFQTMNIHQFKMNDFNYFKKHLKQILIDLIPRENCEFTINPEMLNIIMIVGVNGTGKTSFAGKLAYYYKNKGLNSLLVPADTFRAGAIEQLTLLSKQVGVEILRTSASSDPASVVFDGIQSAKAKKKVLLIIDTAGRLHTYNNLMKELEKIKRVINKNAPWALLNTILVIDATTGQNGLVQASNFKKSLEISSIVLTKLDGTAKGGIALTIQKDLFIPVSFITFGEKITDLSEYIPEKFIEMLLD
- the smc gene encoding chromosome segregation protein SMC, whose amino-acid sequence is MYLKEIGIKGFKSFANKIKLNITPGITVIVGPNGCGKSNIIDAVRWILGEQNIRSLRGTKITDMIFSGNQEQKMRNFAQVYMLFDNTERKISIDSEEVEIKRIIYRSGEIENYINGISCKLKDIQELFLGSGLGKNSYSIIAQGKVDFVLNSKPSERRILFEEASDVAIYRNKKDNALKKLDATQNNLLRINDILYEVEETLSHYKKKSDDLETYKSYQDDILILEYYILSQQYKSLQRNISRNNKKLEIFKIEISEINKSIVYNKSQVSQIEKKKEQLEKQLNENSRQFQANEINKNNYINQLSITSQKKLEVQRYIQNIKEDIVRAQNQYTKFIDNLADIDNDIKETYQNEEYFIEHLRKEESLLEKYNKIYNIYQGKLHSIETISKDIKNYYNDYREEKIKKDTEVKSINTSLAEINRERDRVITKITNNQELIRNINLKLSVLEAEINQFKEEERRKDKELTEKGVLIEKENEMIQKYYNDLNLKNKEIHLLEELITTIQNSNAERNDYFLELESSKDIINICELKNVIKEIPANLEQVFNFILDEGIKYLHLVHSDKIPFFKRLLKEKNTVKIKIIANNLVLPANNDLKIFKKRSGFENNRIIGFANELISPLPEYKKLIDTALGHILIVEDISTALNVAKQIRGQWIIISLDGIIINEKGIVTIGFTLNDITKDSRNISKKRILELRKEIKFINNGIQKKQLFLETENEKYKELYNELKNISKQLKASITKINETRVKLEEIKYNIKDSENVLKTLIKKKDDELVKINNREKDIIILNRNIINLENYLKYISLYNDCLSKYKDNCSSAINEIERDRNNLKMKLSWGKERAELLQKRKKEMEQFITSYHQEKKEQEEKLEHCNKEHIKLIQQEVELKDKLDFIIKKQNELNESINIIKDNLREQESILRKTREKIELEQDTLSSKKNGLHECEMVHVQNQEKMNNLLQTIKNQYNASLNEILRYKNYVNSQSEAIDTISKYKDQIKLMGQINFNALQEYQEQFVKFKELNSKKEEIIKSKEKLIALIDEIDRIAEDHFYKTFQKIQINFKEIFKKLFRGGEVSLELTNNKKLLEAGIEVLVQPPGKKVQNISLLSTGEKALTAIALLFALWKANPTPFCFFDEIDSALDETNAIRLASFIKNDDLKNSQIIIITHQREVMQAADALYGITMDGFGTSKLMSIKMMDLGEK